agcttgtcgttttaagtttatacaacaaaaatttgagaatctcccacaaaaaaaagttgagcaaactcaaaaatctgctgaagattttcaaaacattttttaagttcgctcaacttttcttttcttttttttaccctAGTCTCCCTCTTTCaacttattttcttcttctcacGTACACATGCTTCTCTCACACTGGCATAACAGACTACAATAAAAAGACCATCCAAGCAGCAAAATTCCATATAGATGACTTtaatacacatacatgtatatttcAAAATCCAATCTATTTTTATACACATTCAATGAAATTAAacatatttgattaaattatCATTTGTTGATATGAAGTTGATAACGGTGTATTATGTAGTTCATCTCTACAATTCCCACGATGTCCATGACCTTCCTGTAACCCAGGTCGTATCATACCCATGCAACTCAGATATATAGCTTGGTTACAATACAACCCCGGGTCAATGGATGGCTTCTGAATTTTCTGAATTGGATCATTCGACATTTATACGTCTACAAAATCAACACACTGCACACAAAAATCAACACACTGCACAAAATATCTAACACAAATGTAAGtgcattcttttttaaaattttacaaagtagcacattttaatttatcaaGAAGTTGGAGGAAAAAATACAGTGAATATAAATTAATTGTCAAACATCCATTGTACATGTGCTATTTATataaacagaaaacatattTTCCCCAGAGAGTTCAAATTAAAGACCTAAAAACAATCAATTAAATAGAACAGccacattttgcatttaaatatgcaaataaagaacacaaaataaacaagcTGAACTTATAAAACCAAACGAGGTGTTGCTTATTAACCAAATTCACTCTGTAATATGTTTCTAacctataaaaaaaacacttacctGCCGAAACCAAAGAAAAGAAATTAGAGAGAGAGGAAGGGAAGATTCTCCAAGGAGAAACGAAGGAACCGAAATGAGGTGTATAAAAAGAGGCCGGATGTATAGGATTTACAGTTTAACACTCTTTATCTCTCTCCAGATTATCAAAATTGACCCACAATCTAAGTCTTAGCTAACAAGATAAACTGCTAGTTTGCACGTAATCCCTCTGTGACATCAATATGGTTTGTGGGGATTTTTAGCGATTGGTTTAGGTAAATCTTGTTTCCAGATTACGGCTCATCCTCGTGCTTGGGGACCTTAAGAGTTTGGTTTGCCTTTCGCCTGCTTATATACTGCAGCTTATGAAATGGAAGCCAAGAATGAACAAACTTGTTTTACCCAAAAAACTAGGCCAATGCTTGAAGTTACTAGTTATACCTTTCATGTGATTTCCATATGTTTTaggaaaatgttttactatACTCAGTACAGAGATAATTCTGTGTTAGACTTTAGAAGTTTCAAGTTTCAGACCACAAATCTGCAGGATCATTGAAGATAAATCTTAAATCTTAAAAattctctaaaaaaaaacagagttaTACCAGACATAGGCTACTGAAATAAATCACCAATAAGCATCAATTCATAACACCAAAATGACTCTAAAACTtttactctaaaaaaaaaatggtgctatatagcactaaaagtggttcttggctcgtaatcataggggaaccacttttggtgctatatagcaccatatctttaaaggtgctatacagcacctttgtcaaatggtgctatgtagaaccataagaggtgccatattgcattgtatttcttcaacaaaaacggtgctaaacagcaccaacaatggttctttggctcgcaaagaacctttaaaggggcttTACAGGTTCTTTGTATGGCagtggtatatatatatagcaccttaatcaccccaaagaaccgctgaagaaccatacaggagcttaacaggttctgtatatggtagcggtgctatacagcccctcagtcatgccaaagaaccggtgaagaaccactgaagcaccaagtggttcccctatgattacgagccaaagaaccacttttagtgctatatagcacttttatatatatatagagagagagagagagagagagagtgtgttggCTAATCTATATGCTAAAGTTTAACAAGTGATTTACAGGTTGTGAAATAACTCTGGACTAAGCTGACTGAGGCACGTAGTGCAGTATATTATACAACTTTTAAGTGTTGAACTTGTTTCATTTACTGGCCAAATGAttcaaaataagtaaattaaataacattgtTTACATCTGATATATGTGTTGTTTGTGGACTTACATGTAAGGAGATTTAATGATTGAGCCCAACAGTTAATCACTTGCAAACTAGGTATGCCATCCTTATTTTGATTAgtatgtttttctgtttttctgttaaCACTGTTAACTCACAAAAGTCAACCAAGATGTCCACAGACTGCATCAACACATTAAAGTGGAAAATATAAACTGAAGCTCCAGCATAGTTTGAGTCCACTGATTCATTACAAACCTGAAACCTTCATTTAAAGCTATTGGAAAGGAAAATGCAGGTCAAATGTAAACCAATTTCTGGCTTGTTGAGTATGTTAAGTTAAATGCTAATATCCACTGACATCAACTAGCAGAAATACAATAACGTCAGCTCAAGTCACTTCAAAGTTTATTCAATTCCATTCAATTGTGTCAACGTTGCGaagttcatcaattatgaaacaaatttgTCTTTTCTTCTGAAGACAAtagttcaattcagttcaagtaTAATACCAGTTCAAGATAGTATTATTGAATATTAATGGTCTTTTAGAAGTGTCTTTCTAAACACGTTGTCTTACTGTTGTTTATAATACAAGCTAAAACATATGATATTCTGCATTTGTGTAACATGTGTTGCCTAATCATGTTCTTAGAGATTCCAGGGGGGTGTTGAGCATAATTTGCATGGACAGGACGGATTATCCTGACAACATGTCCGGAAGATCACCTGGAGGATGATCTTGCTTTTCATCCTCATTTAACCCCCACTTTTCACACCAGGCAAGACTTTGAGGATTTTATAAAAGGCCGTCCCATCTGTGTTTGGCCAGTCAGGCTGCTCATTGACTTCACCAGGGCACCGTGCAAGAATAAGGCCACTAAGGGCGCAACCATGGACGCATGGGCTGTTCAATTCGGGAACCTCTCCAAAATCAGCCCCTTCGAGGGCCCACAGTACCATCTGGCCCCCAAGTGGGCTTTCTACCTGCAGGCAGCTTTCATGGGCTTTGTATTTTTCGTGGGCGTACCTCTGAACGCCGTTGTCCTTTTCGTTACAATGAAGTACAAGAAACTCCGACAGCCTCTCAACTACATTCTGGTGAACATCTCCCTAGGAGGCTTCATTTTTGACACTTTCTCCGTAAGCCAAGTATTCCTCTCTGCTCTCAGAGGTTATTTCTTTCTGGGTCATACATTGTGTGCGATGGAATCTGCAATGGGATCAATTGCGGGTAAGTCTATGAACTTTGAATGGCATAGACGTGACACTCTTAAAAAGTTTAatggcatctatggttccatgaagaactttTGATATCCACGGAACATTTCCAAGccacaaaatgttctttataagtggaaaaaggttctttagattctAAGAAACTGTTGAAGAACCtctcactgaaaggttctttgaggaaaTCAAAAATGGTTCTCCTATGGCTTTTCTGTGAAAATGCTGATGGATATCTTGTTCTCACAGGTCTTGTGACGGGATGGTCTCTGGCGGTTCTGGCGTTCGAGAGATACGTGGTTATCTGCAAACCCTTTGGAAGCTTCAAGTTCGGACAAAGCCAGGCCGTCGGAGCCGTGGTGTTCACCTGGATCATAGGTATTGGTTGTGCCACTCCTCCGTTCTGGGGATGGAGCAGGTGAAAGAAATTTTTCTTCGCAAAATATTTGGAAACACgcatttgtaattttagtaactgatattatttacattcacatttacaGATACATTCCCGAGGGTATCGGCACCTCCTGCGGACCTGACTGGTACACAAAAAGCGAGGAGTACAATTCGGAGAGCTACACTTACTTCCTCTTGGTCACGTGCTTCATCATGCCAATGACCATCATCATCTTTTCTTACTCACAGCTCCTGGGAGCCCTCCGTGCTGTAAGTATCTCAAATATCCCAACTTTTTGCTTTTATACACCCTTGTGGACAAACGTAGATAAACTGTAGataaaagattttcaaataaatattttatttactttattgcatAAATTCAGGCAATATTATTTATGCCCATGCTTAACTTATCATATCAGTCTCCTTTATGTTCTTTCCAATTCAATGAAGCACAAAATGTTGCCAATTTTGTCAAATATTTCCCCAGGAAATTTCAGGACTGAGAGCAGAATGTCCTTTTTTAGAATATGTATAAATGCTTtatcagaataaaaaaaatatttcacaagcTTGAATTGTTTCAACATTTACCCACAGGTTGCAGCCCAGCAGGCCGAGTCAGCCTCCACCCAAAAGGCCGAGAAGGAAGTGTCCAGGATGGTTGTTGTGATGGTTGGCTCTTTCATAGTTTGCTATGGCCCTTATGCCATCACAGCCATGTGGTTTGCCAACGCTGACGAATCAAACAAGGATTACCGTATGGTGGCCATCCCTGCTTTGTTCTCAAAGAGCTCCTGTGTGTACAACCCCCTAATCTATGCTTTCATGAACAAACAGGTGAGATGGACAACACATATGCGTTGAATAATAACACTACACATGCAGACAAACACTAATACTCTCGACATTTTGTGTTCCAGTTCAATGCCTGCATCATGGAGACTGTATTTGGCAAGAAGATTGATGAGGGCTCAGAGGTTTCCAGCAAGACCGAAACCTCCTCTGTGTCTGCATAAATTATTCCACAACCTATTTACAACCTGTCTGGACCTGTTTTCCTGTTATCCCTTCTCCTGATTGTTCAAATCCTGCACCTTTACACCTTGTCGAGGGCCGAGGGAGTCCTTTTGTCCTGAAGACACAGCCTGCTGGATGGCCAAACCAGAGGGCGGTATCCTACCATCCTTTCTGTGCAGAACTGGAATCTTCAAAATATtacgattttatttttttgtaatgaaaaACATTGCTGTTTTATGTTAAAACAATGCATTATGCATTGGTGATGAAGtagaatatttaattttcaacttgcaaaagaaaatctaaaaaaaaaaaaaaaaagaataacaaaataaataaacatgagaaATCCTCGAATGTGAATGGACTTGTGCAAACTGAAAATGGAAATTcctgattttgtttttaaaatgcccTTTGACTACATTTTTAATAGTAGCAATAATAATTTCTATCACAATGAGATCTTACCAATCCCATACCAATCAAAACTGCTTGTTTCGGTAAAATAGCACAGCGCAACAAAGCGGTTCACTCTCGTCTTCTCTAAAGAACTTACTAAAGCCCAGCTTTCTGGCTGGATTAGCCAAGATATACAAGATCACAAAAGAATTATCCAAGTCCATCCGCTTGTTTGCAGCTGAGGAACCGTTCACTGGAAGTTTGCTGGTAACAAATCACTGGCTTCATGACGTTGGATCTCTAATATCTGTACCTATATTACTTCTGTACATGTTTTGTTGTAATTAGACATACAGTGTGCATGAATTTGTTCATGTGCCCAGATTTtagaattaataaatatttatattgtttgatgcatttttttcctcTACCCGTTGGCTTCTATTAATCAACTGAAATAGGCTTTATTCCAGTTGCCGAAGCACAATTTCTCAGTACTAAAATATCTAAagcttaaactgaaataaaattattaaaaaaaatacatagacACATATTTCTCCTATTTTGGAAATCTCAAAAAAATGACAGGCAGAGCGAATGCGGAAAAAAAGACAACTGACatgaaaaaagttaaaacttcagtcataattttgttttattgaccatTTGTTGTTGTCGAGATACAATCTGTAGGTGCTGAAACAGCACCACTTGAAGGAAGTCACCTCAAAACCACTGGGtgctaaaacattttatataaaaaaataaaatgcattcaaaagaCAACTAATGGACCACATTGCTATGTTTGTAGCATAGCAATCTTCATATAATTGATAgtgtatttcaaataatgaaGCTGAA
The sequence above is drawn from the Onychostoma macrolepis isolate SWU-2019 chromosome 04, ASM1243209v1, whole genome shotgun sequence genome and encodes:
- the opn1sw1 gene encoding opsin-1, short-wave-sensitive 1 → MDAWAVQFGNLSKISPFEGPQYHLAPKWAFYLQAAFMGFVFFVGVPLNAVVLFVTMKYKKLRQPLNYILVNISLGGFIFDTFSVSQVFLSALRGYFFLGHTLCAMESAMGSIAGLVTGWSLAVLAFERYVVICKPFGSFKFGQSQAVGAVVFTWIIGIGCATPPFWGWSRYIPEGIGTSCGPDWYTKSEEYNSESYTYFLLVTCFIMPMTIIIFSYSQLLGALRAVAAQQAESASTQKAEKEVSRMVVVMVGSFIVCYGPYAITAMWFANADESNKDYRMVAIPALFSKSSCVYNPLIYAFMNKQFNACIMETVFGKKIDEGSEVSSKTETSSVSA